A part of Scleropages formosus chromosome 3, fSclFor1.1, whole genome shotgun sequence genomic DNA contains:
- the LOC108926014 gene encoding alpha-1D adrenergic receptor-like, translated as MCCQWLNIIYSVILSLLLGAFILFAAGGNALVILSVLCNRRLRTVTNVFIVNLAVADLLLSVVVLPFSASLEVLGCWSFGRLFCDIWAAVDVLCCTASILSLCVISVDRYIGVKHSLKYPSIMTEKRAAVILVGVWTSSAVVSVGPLLGWKEPPPADDSICSITEDPGYALFSSLFSFYLPLAVIVVMYCRIYVVARRTTKGLQAGVKKEGGKSMEVLLRIHRRSVLREAELESQGKAHPLRSSISVRLMKFSREKKAAKTLAIVVGVFILCWLPFFFVFPLGSLFPTLKPSARVFKVIFWLGYFNSCVNPIIYPCSSKEFKHAFIQLLRCQCHQRRSSWRKFNEQRWAVPVGRPRTRFSIPEPLSPSSSFLQKTWGRTLSFRGWSLLAPLQRSSVRLREKISSLSHRIKNGHAKNSAQILSKVSLDSISAGVFSDLECRNFEAHDVTEYCILEETDL; from the exons CGCTGCTGCTCGGCGCGTTCATCCTGTTCGCGGCGGGGGGCAACGCCCTGGTCATCCTGTCCGTGCTGTGCAACAGGCGCCTGCGCACCGTCACCAACGTGTTCATCGTGAACCTGGCCGTGGCCGACCTGCTGCTGAGCGTGGTCGTGCTGCCCTTCTCCGCCTCCCTCGAGGTGCTGGGCTGCTGGAGCTTCGGCCGCCTCTTCTGCGACATCTGGGCAGCCGTGGACGTGCTCTGCTGCACGGCCTCCATCCTGAGCCTCTGCGTGATCTCCGTAGACAGGTACATCGGGGTGAAGCACTCCCTGAAGTACCCCAGCATCATGACCGAGAAGAGGGCCGCTGTCATCTTGGTGGGCGTGTGGACGTCCTCGGCGGTGGTGTCGGTGGGACCGCTCCTGGGCTGGAAAGAACCGCCGCCTGCCGATGACAGCATCTGCAGCATCACCGAAGACCCGGGCTACGCGCTCTTCTCCTCCCTGTTCTCCTTTTACCTCCCGCTCGCGGTCATCGTTGTCATGTATTGTAGGATCTATGTTGTAGCCAGAAGGACCACCAAGGGCCTCCAGGCAGGTGTGAAGAAGGAGGGCGGCAAATCCATGGAGGTCCTGTTGCGGATCCACCGCAGGAGCGTCCTGAGAGAAGCGGAGCTCGAGAGCCAAGGCAAAGCTCATCCTTTGCGGAGCTCCATCTCTGTGCGCCTCATGAAGTTCTCCAGAGAAAAGAAGGCTGCAAAGACCTTGGCCATTGTAGTTGGGGTCTTCATACTCTGTTGGCTGCCCTTCTTTTTCGTTTTTCCTCTCG GTTCCCTCTTTCCGACCTTAAAGCCTTCAGCGAGGGTCTTCAAAGTGATCTTCTGGCTTGGCTACTTCAACAGCTGTGTGAATCCCATTATCTACCCCTGCTCCAGCAAAGAGTTCAAGCATGCCTTCATCCAGCTCCTGAGGTGCCAGTGTCAccagaggaggagcagctggaggaagttcAATGAACAGCGGTGGGCCGTGCCTGTGGGTCGACCGAGGACTCGGTTTTCCATACCGGAGCCACTATCACCAAGCTCCTCTTTCCTCCAGAAGACGTGGGGCCGTACCCTAAGCTTTCGTGGTTGGAGCTTACTCGCACCCCTCCAAAGATCATCTGTCAGACTGAGGGAGAAGATAAGCAGTCTGTCCCACAGGATCAAGAACGGGCATGCTAAAAACTCAGCCCAGATCCTGAGCAAAGTGAGTTTAGATTCCATTTCGGCGGGTGTCTTCAGTGATCTTGAGTGCAGGAACTTTGAGGCACATGATGTGACCGAGTACTGCATCCTCGAGGAAACGGACCTTTAG